ACTATGGAGCAGGTAGGGGCAGGCCTGCCTGGAGATACTAGGGAGGCCCAGGGATGGGGCCAGGAGCCCTAAGCTGCCCCCTGTCTCTCCACCAGGCTTTGGAGCCAGTGTGAGACCCCAGAAGCCAAGTGAGCCTTGTCCGGGCAAGTCTCTCCACCTCCTCCCAAACCCTAATCTCCCCTCCCCCTATTCACACACCCATCTCCATCTGTCCCCCCAGGATTTGGGAATAGCAAGGGGCTGGGAGCCCAGCCAGGTGAGACTGATGGGCTCTGGGGTGTGGTCCACATCTAGGCATTCTCTCCCATCTCCCTCTCAGGCCTTCAAGAGGCAGGATTGGTGAAGGATTAAGAGCGGGTGGAGAGAGCCTCCAGGGTTCTGGCTTGGCTCTGTAGGGAGGACCACAAATCCTTGCCTCTAACTTAGCCAGGGTCCCCAAACCCCTGCTCATCCCTCCATCCCTCACAGGCCCCGCAGCTCAGAACTGAGGGGTTGGGAGAAGCTGGAGGCTGGgcgaggaggagagaggagggggcgaGGTGGTCCCCACCCAGACTCTGTTCTGAGGGTCCTCTCCTGGGCTCCTTGGAGAGGGCAGAGTTGGTAATGGAATGCAGCAGAGGAGGCTCCAAGTTTTCTGGTCCCTAAACTGGGAGGaaagggaagcccagtttctggCCTCCTGCGTtcctccacctctccccacccccccacctcctgcccatcCTCACAGGGTCTGCGGTTCCCATCGGCTACGGACCAGGTACAGGAGTGGGTGTTGGGGGCAGATGCCAGGGTTCTGGAGGAGAGGCTCAGAGGGGGGTCATGGGTCCCTCACCTGCTCCCATCTCTTTCTTCTCCAGGCATTGCTGAGGCCATGAAGCCTCAGAAACCAGGTAaaccctccctttctctcttcccaccctgtgatattgtgatttataagaagaaATATGTATGTTTAATCATCCTCACATTCCTGGCACTGTGCTCCTGAAAGCGTTGGAATTtcctggagagggagagggagggagggagggagggagagagagagagagagagagagagagagagagagagagagagagagagagagagagagagagagagagagagagagagagagagagagagagagagagagagagagagagagagagagatgtcttttgttatgttaatgaggtgacttttggaaagcccctaggTCATCTGAGGGGGCCTAGTTGCCAGGAGAAGCAACCATGTGAttggagggttggaactttcagtcccactccatgacctccagggaggggagaggggctggaggtcagTCACCACaggtcaatgatttaatcaatcatgcctatgtaatgaagcctccataaaaccgcAAAAGAACAGGATTTGGAGAGCTTTTGGGCTGGTTAACACCTGGAAGTGCTGGGAGGGTTGCTCTTCGTGCTTTCCCACGTGCCTTGACCCTTGCATCTCTTTTAACTGTCTGtttctgagttatatccttttataataaatcgattatctagtaagtaaaatgttccctgagttctgtgagccgctctagcaaattaatcaaacccaaagaGGGGGTGGTGGGAATCTCTGATCTAcaaccagttggtcagaagcacaggtgacaacttaGACTGGAAATTGGTGCCTGAAAtgtggggtgggggttgggggagaagacTGAGCCTttgacctgtgggatctgatgctgtctccaCGTAGACAGTGTTGGacttgagttaaattgtaggacacccagatGGTGcctgagaattgcttggtggtgttggAAAAACCCCAGAATTGGACTTGGTGTCAGAAATGGACCCCCCACTTCTCTTACCCCCAGAAACTGTCTACTCCCCCCACTTTATTCTTCCTCATAACCTCCACTCTGCCTCCCCAGTTTACAGGAATGGGCTGGGAGTTGGAGCCTTCCCAGGTGAAGGGCCAGAGCCAGGTGAGGGGGGCAGGGTCAGGCCCTGCAGTTCTGGGAGGTCAGGAAGAGGGGACACAGTGCGCACTgggcagaggaagagaaggggcagggtggggtccACCTGTTACTCagcctctgtctgtctctccccaggCCTGGGAGGGGGCTTGAGCCCTCCAAAGCCAGGTGAGTCCATCCCTGCCTCCCTTCTACCCCTTCTGAAGtctcccccacccagcccctgccctcatgcCCACACTTCCTCCCAGGATACATACTAGGGAATGGGCTGCAGCTCCCTCCAGGTGAGCTCAGTGGTGGATTTAGTAGGGGAGACAGAGGGCTCCTTTCTGGGGAAGGGCTGGTCGGGGTCTGAGGCGGCCTCTGTCTCTCCTGCAGGTCTGGGAGGAGATTTGAAACCTCAGAAGCCAGGTGAGCCAGAGCCCTCCCCATCCTTGTCCTGCACCTCCTCCTGCCGTCCTTCCAGAACCCCCCTGCCCAATACTGTCCCTCATATACCTGCTTTTACTCTCCAGGATATGGCAATGGCAATGGGCTGGGGGCCCAGCCAGGTGAGGGGGCAGGGAACAGAAGGGAGTGGGGGGATATTGCTGGAAGGTGGAGGGCGAGGGGCAATAGCAGGAACCACATCAGGTGGCTGGGTCACCTTGTCCCCAGATCAGATTGTGGCCCATGGGAGCTGGGCTTTTTCTGGCCTGGCCACTGTCTCCCCTGGAAGGTGTATCTGCCCTAGAAGCCACCACAGGCGGGTGGCTTGGCCATGTGGAGGCCAGGAGGGAAGCCTGAGGGTGGCACTGGCCTGGGCTCActgccctctcccttcctccccatctaGGTCCCTGCAGTGGTGGGGTCCCTCCATGGCTTCTTGCCAGGCCTCCCACTCCAGGGATCCCTTCCGATAAAGCAGGTGGCTGGGACCTGAAATCCCAGCTCCCTTCCCCAGTGCAGAACGGCAAGTTCCCAGGTCAGTGCGGATGAGGGACCTGAGCGACCCTGGTGGGTACCTGGTCccaggaggggctgggcctggctAGGCCACTCAGAATCCCCCAGGCCTGATCTCCAGCAAGTCAGTAAGGAAAAGCCTGAACTCTGGCCCTGAGACGCCACATGACCCCCAATATGACagctcccccagccccttcccccatGGCATTCTGCAGCATTCCCCACCCTGGGCTCACTCCTGTCCCCTGGCTTTCCTTCTAGTACCTACTCCAGCCAACCAGTGGGGGCCAAAACCTCAGGAAGCAGGTGTGCGTCTGCCTTCCCTGCCCCACCCAATGCCAGATCAGGTCATTCCTCCATCTCCCTTGTTCCCTGGGTCATCTCAGGTGTTCAGTCACCTTAAGGCCAGGAAGTCCCTCTCTGAGTCTACCCTTGGTATCTCTTGCTGCTTTCTTACCTCATTTCTTCTGGTTCCATTCCCTGTGGATGAGGAGAGTCCCTTCCTCCTCAGAGTCTGGAAGGTCCATACTGGCCCCCCAAGGAGTTCGGGAAGGTCTGGGTCCTCCCCACTCATCTCTATTCCCCTTACAGTGTACCAGCCTCCGAATGGCTACAGACCAGGAGCAGAACTGGGTGAGGAGACCCTTCGCCTGagttctccctctcctcccctccaccagTCCAGGAAGCAAGGAAGCAAAATCGGCTATCTCTGACCCCTGTTTCCTCTCCCCCAGGCTTTGGTGGTGGCCTCAAGCCCCAGAAAGTCGGTGAGCCCCCGGGTCCCCATCTTGGGCATGAGCTGTGTCTCCCTCACAGAGAGTGCTCCTTGTCTGTCTGTCAGTCTTCGTCCTTATCCACCCAGCAGTTATCTACTATGCGCTGGACCACAGTTGTGACCAGAGCAGGTGGGATCCTGTCTCAGTTGAGGGCAAAGTGACAGACTCAGCAGGCAGAAAGGGAAGtgcccagagggagggagggatggcttCCGGAAGGTGGGCTCCACTGGGTTAGCTGGATGATGGTGGGGGATTGTGGGAGGTCCTCTCTAGGCTGCCTCTGAGTCAGACTGTCTGTCTGCCCCTCCCTGTCTCTCCATGAGCAGGTCACCCTGGCCCCCCCAATGCTGCCCCCGCCCCATCCCAACCAGTCCCTCTCCCACCGCTCTCCTGCAGGTTTTGGTTACAGGAATGGTGGTCTGGGAGCCGGGATCTTCCCTGAGGCCTGTGCACAGCCAGGTGCCTGGGGCTGCtgggtagggtggggtggggctttCTGGGCTCTGGGGCTGCTCCTGCCTCTgaccttctttttcctcctccaggGTTCCCTGGGGCTGATGGCTTTTGGAATGGTGAATTGGACCCAGGGGAAAccatgcagggggtgggggaagggatgtcTAGGGGCTGGGCAGGAGGCAGCTGGGTCTCTTGCAGGGTATGAGGGGGCAGCAGTTGTGCGCCCCAATGGGGCTGCTCCAGCCCCTGGAGGAAATGGTAAGAAACGTTGGGGGAGCAGAGGGAACCCTAGCAAGGGTGGCGGTGACCAGGCCGAGTGGGTGAGGGGCTCTGAGACCCGGGAAGGCCTGGGGCATCCTGAATGTACAACTCCGGTGAGCAGGAGTCCCAAGCCGGCTTTCCTCCTTCAGGTCAGGCCCGGGCCCCAAGGGGCTCTCCCtggccctccctccagccctggggGGCCAACTTGAGGCCTAGATATGGGGCCGGAGGTGCATATCCAGAGGTCAGGAGCCAGCCAGGTAATGGGGTGTGTGGGAATGGGTCATCAGGGGTCGGGTGGCTGTGGAGTACTGGGCTCTGGGCCCTGGACCTAGCCGTACAGCCCACCTTATAGCCCTGCAGAGATggagggaggacactcctggtgGAGGGAGTAGCAGGGGGACAGGAGGGACTCAGTGTTCtcacctctgcccctccccccagggcccTATGGGCAGCTGAGGCCagagctgggccctgggcccttAGGTGAGTGGGGGTCTCCCAGGGCCTGGGGTAAAGCTGGGGTGGGCAGGAGGACTGCAAAGTCCTCTGATGACTGGGGTCCCCTGGCTTGTCTGTGTGCCTTAGGGAGCCCTGAGGTGAAGCGAGGCAGCAATGGCCTGATGGGAAATGGCTATGGAGGTGAGAGGGAATGCAGGGCCCCCGCCCCCACTCATCCCATGCCACCATCGTTGCCCCTCCAGGCTGCACTGGGGGACACCCCCAGACCTCGGGGGGGACATATAGCCAGCTCTCAGGCTACCTGTATGTCTGCTGGGTGACTGGCCTCAGAGGCTaggggagggagaggactcatGTCCCCCAGGAGGTGAGGAGGTAGCCAGGGCTCACCACGGCCCTGCACTGCCTCTTCCCAGGCCGCTGCCCTCTTGGGAAATGCTGAGCACCAGAGCAGATCTACTGCCCACCCTGAGCTCCTCTGTATCAGAGCCTGGTCTGCCAGGCGAGGCTGGCCAGACCCTCAGGCTTGGCCTCTGGCCTGGGGTCTCCTGAGGGCTGGAGCTATCAATAAAGGCAATGTGCTTCCCTGTTTGCCTCTGTGTGCTATGTGCAGGGGATCACTGGCTGGGTTGGGGGCCAGCTGGGGGCCccttattcattccttcaacaaacatCAACACAGCTGTGTGCTAGGGGCTGTGCTCCAGATGGGAGAGATGTGAGAACTCAGGCCTGCCCTTGGGGAGGGGGGCATCATGTGGTCAAAATCTGGCGATGAAACCATGTCCAAGTTAGAGGACTTGTGCGTCATTggtgttttaatttataattaacttATTAAAACGATCCAACtaaaaatctcattttccttAAGCCATTATACTTGCTTCCAACCTCATTGTATTGATTGAACTTATAATTTGGATGTAAAACTCACTTTCACATTCTCTGATTAGTACTAATTGATTAGCACTCAATTAGATTATAAATTTGACAGATCAGCTTCTCCCTAAATATTTAGCATGCTTTACAAGCCTGAATAATTCAATTCCCTTAGACACTTCAAATAATTACACACATAATCCACTTGATCTCTTAACAGGGTGAGGGGGTGGTGTACATGTGTACAAATCCAACCAGCAACTTCTTCCTAAGCACTTAAGGGGATCTTGGAAATGAGCCCCTCTTGGAAATGAATAAATCAGACATTTAATATCTCAGATTACTGAAtactttcaaacattttaaaaagccagttaCTAATCCAATGTTGGTAATCAGTGCTACTGGATTGCTTCATTTTCTCATCCCATGATTATAAGTTTAATCACCCAGAAATGTGGAAGCAAATTACTCTCCTAGGCTGGGTCCAAAATGGAGGTTGCACAATTGGGGATTGATCTGCTATTCTGAACTTTGACCCAGGGCTTGGCTAGTCCTGGAACCAGTCTCTTTGAGCCTCTGTTCTGAGCTGTGCCTTCCCAAGCCTACACCTTTTGCAATCTGGTGAAGTTTTGTCTTAACTGAAGAATTCCAGTTGAATAGAGTTGATGGGATTTGGCACCCTATGAGGAACTCAGCTTGTCTTTCTGTGGCCTGATTTAGGATAACCAGTGTAGACCAAAATCTGACTGCAGTATGCACAAGGTTTTGGATTGATCAACCTTGAGGAGGTTGTGTAAACATTATTGGAATTCCAGACTGATTTCTCTTAGCCTACCTTATTTAATTTGCTCTATTTGAGAATCATTATAGACTTTTGCTTTTTCACAGAAGTATTGATGCTTTAAGAAtatcatcttgggcttccctggtggcacagtggttgagattccgcctgccaatgcaggggacacgggttcaagccctggttctggaagatcccacatgccgtaagTGGTTAGGCTCGTGCGCCctggcttctgagcctgtgctctggagcccatgaaccacaactgccgagcccacatgctgcaactgctgaagcccgcgcgcctggagcccgtgctccacagcaagaggccacagcggtgggagacccgcgcaccacaacgaagagtggcccctgctctccgcagcAGCAGAGGGCCcgtgggcagcaatgaagacccaacacagccaaaaataaattaaataaataaatttattaaaaagaaataaatagggcttccctggtggcacagtggttgagagtccacctaccgatgcaggggacgcgggttcgtgccccggtccgggaagatcccacatgccatggagcggctgggcctgtgagccatggccgctgagcctgcgcgtccggagcctgtgctccacaacgggagaggccacaacagtgagaggcccgcgtactgcaaaaaaaaaaaaaaaagtaaataagattaaaataaataaataaatcctggatgtcatttctgttttttttttttttttttttttttgtcatttctttaaaaaaaaaaaaaacatcttgtGTTTCTCTGACCTGAGGTGTGGAATAAACCACATCATCTCTTTACTGGAGAACAGGATTAAGAGCAGCATTTGGGAACAGGGGCCACAGAGCAGACTCTCAGTAAGGGCAGTGGATGATATTCTTTCTAACCCACTGAGAAATATtctaatattgtttttctttttaatttatttatttttggccccgCTGGGTATTCATTGTTGcatctgggctttctctagttgtggctagtgggggctactctttgttgcggtgcgcagcgtctcattgaggtggcttctcttgttgcggagcaagggctctaggcacgccggcttcagtagttgtgggtagttgtggcttgcgtgctctagagagcaggctcagtagttgtggcgcccgggcttagttgctccgcgacatgtgggatcttcctggaccagggctctaacccgtgtcccctatatgcacaggcagattcttaaccgctgtgccaccagggaagccctctaatatgTTTTAATAAAGATTTCTATATTCCAATTTTAAATAGATTGaccatttctcattttttcctgaTTGTCACCCATCTGTGTTGTTTACAACCGTTCTTAACAACGTTAACGCAAATGCTGCATGTCAAGCTTTGCTTTTGAATTGATGTCGTTTCATCTTTTCTGTAGGATCATTTATTGGGAATTTGAGTAGATCTTGACCTACACCAGGAGCATCACTCTGGAATCCCTAAGgacaaacccccccaaaaaagagatcCATACACTCTCCTCATTGGCTGTCGTAGGGAGGGCCGGCGGGGCTGTAGAGTGGGCTGCGCGGCTAAATGGACCCTCAGGCCAGTTGGGGGCGCCCACTGCACACTCAGCGCCTGGCCTCAGGGATGGTGACGAGTGGAGCCTGCGGCAACTCGGAATACTGTGATTGGCTGGAACTGAGGGAGGGGGCGGGAAGAAGACCTTGACAGAGAGCGCTGCTGCCTCTGATTGGCTGTCAGTGACAGCTCGTGCCAGCCAGCAGGAGAAACGCACAGGTCGCCGGCGCATTGGCCTTTGATTGGCTGGAGCGCGGTGGCGCACGGCTCCGATTGGCTGGGCCTCTCGCAGCGCGGCGCGTGGCCACCTGCTGGAGAAACAAGGCCTCCGCAGGCTGTGCGCGCGGGGACCTGGCGCGGCGGTGGTGGTCAAGCTGGCGGCCCGGCTTCCTCGCTCCCGTTCGCATCCGCGGCTGGCCCGCGCCCGCGTCCACTCGCGGTTAGGCCGGGCCCGCGCATCTCTATCCCTGACCCCACCGCCTGCTCCATCCCTGCCGCACCCGCCGCTGCCCGGACTGCCGCCCGGCCTGagc
The DNA window shown above is from Kogia breviceps isolate mKogBre1 chromosome 14, mKogBre1 haplotype 1, whole genome shotgun sequence and carries:
- the GREP1 gene encoding glycine-rich extracellular protein 1, translated to MAQPMSEGSLPAAHNSTTCQDSVPKVRVSADGAEQEMEVKLGGICAAGYGPPVVYEQDSALGVGWEPSQLTPIPLSSIGGVVKLQKLGVSPGFSKGNGLGVGAFPGAATQPGFGRGVKPQKPGYGNGLGAGAFPGLEAQAGPTAQNGQGPGTGGSVKPQKPGLSSGNGLGAGAFPGVGAQPGLGGGMKPQKPGLRGLKSQKPGFGASVRPQKPRFGNSKGLGAQPGSAVPIGYGPGIAEAMKPQKPVYRNGLGVGAFPGEGPEPGLGGGLSPPKPGLGGDLKPQKPGYGNGNGLGAQPGPCSGGVPPWLLARPPTPGIPSDKAGGWDLKSQLPSPVQNGKFPVYQPPNGYRPGAELGFGGGLKPQKVGEPPGPHLGHELCLPHRECSLSVCQSSSLSTQQLSTMRWTTVVTRAGFGYRNGGLGAGIFPEACAQPGQARAPRGSPWPSLQPWGANLRPRYGAGGAYPEVRSQPGPYGQLRPELGPGPLGSPEVKRGSNGLMGNGYGGRCPLGKC